GAGATGCGCACCCAAGCCGTATTTCCCGATGCAATCTTGTCCAGCACTGCATCGAAACTCCCTTTGCGACTCAGTGATTGCACGGTCGCGCGGGCGCCCTTCGTCTGAATGTCTCGCGAAATCACCGAAGGTGTCAGTGTTTGCGCGAAAGCGGGAGCGGCGATAGCGAGGAGCACAACTGCGTAGCCGAGATATCGCTTCATTGAACGATCAGTTCCCTGTCGGTGCTTTGATTGATCTGCTCCCGCACATTGCGACGCAGGATGATGCAACCGTGCGATGCCGTATGCGTGAGGTTGTCGCCGTGAATCAGGAACGCGCTGCGACCGAACGTGTGCGTGTTGGCGTTCGGTGCAAGATCCATCGAAACGGGCCCGGTATGAACGGAGTGCCGCGCACTTCGGATCTGGTAAGTGCCGCGAGGGATCGGACCGACGTTCGGCTGGCTTTCCATCGTCGAATTATTTCGACCTTGTCCAGCTCCGGAATAGCCATCGGTTGCCGCTATCTGTCCATCGGGCGCGGTGAGCGTTCCCGTTCTCTGGTTGTACGTCCAGGGCATTGCATCTCCTTCATGATGGAGGATCTGTCGACGCGTCGACAGATCCAGATACGTAGCGCCAGCAGTTGAATCCGGTCAGGCCGCTTCCTTTACCGACGGCAGTTGCGCAACGAGTCGCAGCGACACAGTGAGACCTTCAAGCTGGAAATGCGGGCGCAGGAAGAACTTCGCCTGGTAGTAGCCCGGATTCCCGTCGACATCCTCGACGACGACTTCAGCGGCCGCCAGCGGGCGACGTGCCTTCGTCTCCTGCGACGAGTTAGCGGGGTCCGCGTCGACGTAGTTCATGATCCATTCGTTGAGCCAGCGCTGCATGTCTTCACGCTCGCGGAACGTGCCGATCTTGTCGCGCACGATGCACTTCAGGTAATGCGCAAAGCGCGAGCATGCAAACAGATACGGCAGACGTGCGGAGAGGTTCGCGTTCGCCGTCGCATCCGGGTCGTAGTACTCGGCCGGTTTCTGCAGCGATTGCGCGCCGATGAACGTCGCGTGGTCGGTGTTCTTGCGGTGGATCAGCGGAATGAAACCGTTCTTCGACAGTTCAGCTTCGCGACGATCGGAAATCGCGATCTCGGTCGGGCACTTCATGTCGATGCCGCCGTCGTCGGTCGGGAACGTGTGGCACGGCAGGTTTTCAACGGTACCGCCCGACTCGACGCCGCGAATCAGCGAGCACCAGCCATACAGCTTGAACGAGCGGTTGATGTTCACGCCCATCGCGTACGCCGCATTGGCCCATGCGTAGTTGCGATGATCCGGGCCCTGCGTGTCTTCTTCGAAGTCGAACTCGTCAACAGGATTCGTTTGTGCGCCATAGGGCAGACGCGACAGGAAACGCGGCATCGCCAGACCGATGTAGCGCGCGTCTTCGGTGGCGCGCAGCGAATTCCACGGCGCATATTCGAGGTTCTGCGCGAAAATCTTGGAGAGGTCGCGCGGGTTCGCGAGTTCCTGCCACGACTCCATCTGCAGCACCGAGGGCGATGCGCCCGAGATAAACGGCGTATGCGCAGCGGCCGAGATCTTCGCGATCGAGCCGAGCAGATCCACATCGGGAGGCGTGTGGTCGAAGTAGTAATCCGCGACGAGACAGCCGTACGGTTCGCCGCCGAGCTGGCCGTATTCCTCTTCGTAGATCTGCTTGAAGAGCGGGCTCTGGTCCCATGCAAGACCCTTGTAGCGCTTCATCGTGCGACGCAGTTCTTCCTTCGATACGTCCATGAAGCGGATTTTCAGGCGCTCGTCGGTTTCGGTGTTCGACACGAGGTGATGCAGACCGCGCCACGCCGATTCCAGCTTCTGGAAATCGTTGTGATGCAGGATCAGGTTGATCTGCTCGGAGAGCTTGTGATCGATCTGCGCGATGATCGCTTCGATGCTCTTGTACGCGTCGTCGCTGATCGTGATGGACTGCTGCAGCGCCTGCTCGGCGAGCGTCTGGACCGCGAACTCGACGGCCTCGCGGGCTTCATCGGTCTTCGGGCGGAATTCCTGCTCGAGCAGTTGCGCGAAATCGCCCTGCGCATGCTTCGCAGCGCTGGCTGCCTGTACCTGCTGTGTTGCCATGGTGTTCCTCTATCTTCCTTGATTCGGTTCTGTTGGGATGCCGTTTAGGAATCGGCCGTCCTTAGTTCAACGTCGTCGTTTCGTCGGCGGCTTTCGGCTTCGGCGAAGCCGCGAGCGACTTCAGCAGGGCAGGATCGGCCAGCAGCCTGTTGACCAGCGCTTCAGCGCCCGACTTGCCGTCCATGTAGGTCTGCAGGTTGGCGAGTTGCGTGCGGGCCTGCAGCAGCTGATGGAGCGAATCGACCTTGCTTGCTACGGCGGCCGGCGAGAAGTCTTCGATGCTTTCGAAGGTCATGTCGACCATCAGCTGGCCTTCGCCCGTCAGCGTGTTCGGCACGGCGAACGCGACGCGAGGCTTGATCGCCTTCATGCGCTCATCGAAGTTGTCGATATCGATATCGAGGAAGCGGCGGTCGGCGACGGCGGGCAGCGGTTCAACGGGCTTGCCGGACAGATCGGCCAGCACGCCCATCACGAACGGCAGTTCCACCTTCTTTTCGGAACCGTAGATCTCGACGTCGTACTCGATCTGGACGCGCGGGGCACGGTTGCGCGCGATGAACTTCTGCGAACTGTTTGAAACGGACATGCATGGACTCCGTGAGCGTGGGAAAAGATCGGCAGCTTTATTGGGTCTCGCCGATTGAAACAGGGGTAACAGTGTCGGCACCGACCGCCGGCGCGACATCGGGCACGTCGTGGCCGGAAGGCTCGAAAACGATCGCGGCGGATGGCGGCGCATCGCTATCGATGATGTCGACGCCGATGCCGGTCAGTGCGCGCTTCGAGGAGAACGCATCGAGCCAGAGCGCTGACAGCCGCGGCAGGATGTGCTGTTCGATAAAGCCGATCAGCACACGTGCACCCGTTTCCTGCACGAGGCAGCGGGCGACGATGTAGTCGACGACGCGCTCGCTGTAACGAAGCGCGATGTCGTGACCGTCGGCCATGCGACGCACGACGCGGTTCAGATGCAGACGCACGATGCTTGCGAGCGATGCGTGAGCGAGCGGCCGGTAGGGCACCACAGTGACGCGACCCATGAAGGCGGCAGGAAACGTCTTCAGCAGTTCCGGTGCGAGCGCCTCACGCAGGCCGTCCTGATCGGGGGCGAGCGTCGCGTCCGCGCACAGGCTTGCAGTTAGTTCCGATGCGGCGTTGCTCGTAAGCAGGATCGTCGTGTTGCGAAAGTCGATGTAGCGTCCGTCGCCGTCTTCCATGTAGCCCTTGTCGAACACCTGGAAGAACATTTCGTGGACGTCGTGATGCGCCTTTTCGATCTCGTCGAGCAGCACGACCGAATACGGGCGGCGACGGACCGCTTCCGTCAGTACGCCGCCTTCGCCGTAGCCGACGTACCCCGGCGGCGCGCCCTTGAGGCCCGAGACGGTATGCGCTTCCTGATACTCGCTCATGTTGATCGTGATCAGGTTCTGCTCGCCGCCGTAGAGCGCTTCGGCCAGCGCGAGCGCCGTTTCCGTCTTGCCGACGCCGGAAGGGCCTGCAAGCAGAAACACGCCCAGCGGCTTTTTCGGATCGGCAAGCCCTGCACGCGCGGTCTGCACCCGCTCGCTGATCTGGTGCAACGCATCGGACTGTCCGATCACGCGGGCACCAAGTGTTTCTGGCAGCGTGCGCACGGCGGTGATTTCGTCCGTCACCATGCGGCCGACAGGAATGCCCGTCCAGTCGGAGACGATTTCCGCGATGATCGCTGCGTCCACGTCGGGAAAGACCAGTGGTGTGTCGCCCTGCAGATCGCAAAGCATCCGTTCGAGATTGCGCAGCGTGTCAAGCGAGGGCGCATCGTCATCACCAGCAGCAACGGCCGCTCGGGCCCGTGCAAGTGCCCTGGCAGCGGCAAGCTGCGTTTGCCAGCGCGCGTCGATCGCACCTTCCTGCGCCGACAGTGTGCTGATGCGCGCCTGCACCGCAGCCATTGCCTTGTCTGCATCGAGTCCGATGCGTGCTTCCTGTTCAAGCAGCTCGCGTTCAACGTGCGCTGCCTGAAGGCGCTGACGTACATTCTGGAGTTCGCGAGGCGGTGTATGCTGCGACAGCGCCACGCGCGCGCACGCGGTGTCGAGCAGACTGATCGCCTTGTCGGGCAATTGCCGCGACGGAATGTAGCGGTGCGACAGCGTGACGGCTGCGCGGATCGCCTCGTCGAGAATCACCACGCCGTGATGCTTCGAGAACGCAGCGGCGAGTCCGCGCACCATGTCGATGGCGGCCACTTCCTCGGGTTCGGGAACCTGCAATACCTGAAAGCGGCGGGTGAGGGCAGGGTCCTTCTCGATGTGCCGCTTGTATTCAGACCATGTCGTCGCGCCGATCATGCGTACCGCACCGCGCGCGAGCGCAGGTTTGAGCAGGTTGGCGGCGTCTCCCGTTCCAGCCTGGCCACCCGCGCCGACGAGCGTATGGATTTCGTCGACGAACAGGATGATAGGTACAGACGATTTGACGGCGGCCTCGAGCACACCCTTCAGCCGTGACTCGAACTCGCCCTTCATGCTTGCGCCAGCGAGCAGGGCGCCGACATCGAGCGACATCAGCCGTACGCCGGCAAGTGTCGGTGGCACGTCGCCCGCTGCAATGGCGAGCGCGAGTCCTTCAACGACAGCCGTCTTGCCGACACCCGCTTCACCCGTCAGCAGTGGATTGTTCTGACGCCGACGCTGCAGGATATCGCTCATCACGCGGATCTCCGCCCCGCGACCGGTCACGGTGTCGATCTCGCCGGCACGCGCACGTGCCGTCATATCCGTGCAGTACTGGTCGAGGAGCGACCCTTTGCCCGCTACCTGCACGGCCTGCGACGCTTCGCCCGGTACGGCGGGCGAAAAGTCGCTGTTGTCATAAGGCATGTCGGCGGACTCTGGCGAACCCTCGATCCATGCAGTCAGCGCTTCGCCCATGCCGGTTGCCGGGATACGTCCGAACGCTGGCGAGATGGAAAGGAGTATGCGTCGCAGCTCCGGCGTGCCGGCGAGCGCGGCTATCAGCCACGCGCCTCGCACGCGCCTGTCGCCGAACTCCAGGGTGGCAAGCACCCAGGCACGTTCAATCGCAAGTTCGATGTGATGCGAGAAATCGCTGATGGAGCTCGCGCCCGCAGGCAGTGCGGCAAGTGCGCGGGCGAGATCGCGTTCGAGCGTGTCCTGCTCGATTCCTGCATGCCGGACAATCCGGTGTAGATCGCTATCGGGCAACTGTATCAACTGATGCAGCCAGTGAACCAGTTCAACATAGGGGTTGCCACGCAGTTTGCAGAACGTGGTCGCGGATTCGATGCTGCGAAAGAGGGTGGCACCGAGCTTGCCGAACAGTGCCTGTCGGGAAATCGTCATGAGCGGTTGGCTACAAGTACAGATGTGGACTACGAAACAATATCCTGACAGTCACCTGGATGCAGCCCCGTCTGGTCTGGTTTCCGGAAGATCCCGTCCTCGACTCCTGGTCCGGTCTTGCCAATGAATTTTCTGTCTTTCTATTGCGAACGCTTCGGATTATTGTCAGTTCCTCCAGAGTCGTCAATACGGTTTTATATTAAATTTGCATTAATCAATTCTTGACACAAATCAATTCCACAGTACTGAAACAGATGCTTGTGGAAGGGATGAATTCTGCTCAACCCGCTGATTTATAGGGAAATAGTTAGATCACTGTCGTTCGTCCAGAAACCGCCTAGATTAATGAAAATAAGGATAAATCGGATTATTCTCACGCAATTCAGGAGGTGGCATGTAAGAGTATTACTACGCGAAAATTGCATCTCGAATTAACACTCTAGAGCCGGGGTGCGGTGAAGCAAATTTAATATGGACAGGTGTGTCAGGTCGTGAGTTAATCCGGCAATAACACTCGCGTCGCAACATGGCTTTCTCTGCTCAACTCTCCAGAATTTTCAGCAAGACCCGGGTCGGTGCCGATACAGATCAGCAGTCCGATGCGACTGCAACGACTGGGTCCGGCGTACAGGTAACGACGCCGCGCGGAAGCGATGCCATCTACGAACTGTTCGGCGCGCCATCCGATGCGGGTCACAATCGGGCAGCACATTTTCAGGATGAACCATCGGCAACGACGGCCCCCGACGACATCATCCGTCGTCTGAATGATCAGTATTACCAGGCGATCGCATCGTCCCGCTTTTCGCTGACGGACCGGTGGGTCGACTCAGGGTTGCTGACCGGAGAGGGCCAGGCGCGACAGCCGTGGGAAGAGCATGCCGTCGATAACAACGCAACCGGGTCCATTTCCGATCTGCTCGCCGATATCGAGGAGCTGGAAGAAGCGTTTGGCCCGCTTCGTCACGGCGAGTCGCCGGAACCGGTGGTGCCCGAGCCGATGCCCGAGATTCTCCTGCTGTTCGCGCCACCGGAATTTCAGGCGACGGCCTTGCGTCGTCCTGCGTCACTGCCGCCTTCGCTGGTGCGGCGTGAACATCACACGCTGGCGATCGACAGCCCGATGGTGGCGCGCGACGCCGCTTCGATCGCGTATCCCGAGACAAATCAATGAGCGTCCAGTCAGTCATGCACGAGCCGAAACACGCACCCCTCGTCCCAGCACGGGAGCTTGAAGCGGCAGAGGCCGCCGTACGCCAGCAACCAGCTCAGGTTGTTCACCGCTGGAGACTGTTCCAGTGGCTTTGCATTACCTGTCAGTGGGAAAGGGCAGTACAGCAGCTTCAGGTATATGCGCAGCTGGATTCGTCGCAGATACCGCTGGTGCAGGCCTGTCGCGATCTCGTGCGTGCCGAGCGCACCCGTGCACGTGTCATGGCAGGCGGGCAGCAGCCCGGTTTTGTGGTGGACGACGTGCCGCTGTGGATGCGCGCGTTAGTGACTGCGTTGGGTCTGGCAGGGCAAGGGCAGATTGAGGCGGCCGATGACGCACGGCTGCGCGCGCTCGACCTGGCGCCACTGGTTGCTGGGGGCTGCGGCGACACTACATTCGACTGGATTGGCGACAGCGATACGCGGCTGGGGCCGGTCTGCGAGTTCATTACGGCAGGGCGCTATCGATGGATGTCGCTCGCGGACATCACCGCGTGGCATATCGAACGGCCTCACACCCTGCTCGATCTCATCTGGGCGCCGTGCGTGCTGACACTCACCGATGGCACGCATATCCGGGGATTTATGCCGGCACGTTATCCGGACTGCAGTGATGCGCATGGCCACGAGCGGGATGCGCTACTGCTGGCCCGACGTACGACATGGAGCGAGCTCGGTCGCACCGGCGTGATTGCCTCAGGCCGCAAGACATGGACGACCAGCGCCGGCGATTTCGACCTGTACGAATTGGCTCACTGTTCATTTGCCTCGCATGCCGAAGCTGTGGCGGGCACACACGGCGACCCTGTGTCGGGAGCATCGCTGTGAGCCGCAAGCCCAATGACCGGAATCAGCCAGCGTCTGCTCCGCGCAGGGCCGACACACATCTGCTGCCCACCCTGTTTGACCGCCTGCGTGATGACGCGCCGCACAGGCAGACCGAGGCACCGGGCGAATACGCCGTCACGCGCTCGC
This Paraburkholderia sabiae DNA region includes the following protein-coding sequences:
- a CDS encoding tlde1 domain-containing protein; the protein is MPWTYNQRTGTLTAPDGQIAATDGYSGAGQGRNNSTMESQPNVGPIPRGTYQIRSARHSVHTGPVSMDLAPNANTHTFGRSAFLIHGDNLTHTASHGCIILRRNVREQINQSTDRELIVQ
- the tssC gene encoding type VI secretion system contractile sheath large subunit, which produces MATQQVQAASAAKHAQGDFAQLLEQEFRPKTDEAREAVEFAVQTLAEQALQQSITISDDAYKSIEAIIAQIDHKLSEQINLILHHNDFQKLESAWRGLHHLVSNTETDERLKIRFMDVSKEELRRTMKRYKGLAWDQSPLFKQIYEEEYGQLGGEPYGCLVADYYFDHTPPDVDLLGSIAKISAAAHTPFISGASPSVLQMESWQELANPRDLSKIFAQNLEYAPWNSLRATEDARYIGLAMPRFLSRLPYGAQTNPVDEFDFEEDTQGPDHRNYAWANAAYAMGVNINRSFKLYGWCSLIRGVESGGTVENLPCHTFPTDDGGIDMKCPTEIAISDRREAELSKNGFIPLIHRKNTDHATFIGAQSLQKPAEYYDPDATANANLSARLPYLFACSRFAHYLKCIVRDKIGTFREREDMQRWLNEWIMNYVDADPANSSQETKARRPLAAAEVVVEDVDGNPGYYQAKFFLRPHFQLEGLTVSLRLVAQLPSVKEAA
- the tssB gene encoding type VI secretion system contractile sheath small subunit codes for the protein MSVSNSSQKFIARNRAPRVQIEYDVEIYGSEKKVELPFVMGVLADLSGKPVEPLPAVADRRFLDIDIDNFDERMKAIKPRVAFAVPNTLTGEGQLMVDMTFESIEDFSPAAVASKVDSLHQLLQARTQLANLQTYMDGKSGAEALVNRLLADPALLKSLAASPKPKAADETTTLN
- the tssH gene encoding type VI secretion system ATPase TssH; the protein is MTISRQALFGKLGATLFRSIESATTFCKLRGNPYVELVHWLHQLIQLPDSDLHRIVRHAGIEQDTLERDLARALAALPAGASSISDFSHHIELAIERAWVLATLEFGDRRVRGAWLIAALAGTPELRRILLSISPAFGRIPATGMGEALTAWIEGSPESADMPYDNSDFSPAVPGEASQAVQVAGKGSLLDQYCTDMTARARAGEIDTVTGRGAEIRVMSDILQRRRQNNPLLTGEAGVGKTAVVEGLALAIAAGDVPPTLAGVRLMSLDVGALLAGASMKGEFESRLKGVLEAAVKSSVPIILFVDEIHTLVGAGGQAGTGDAANLLKPALARGAVRMIGATTWSEYKRHIEKDPALTRRFQVLQVPEPEEVAAIDMVRGLAAAFSKHHGVVILDEAIRAAVTLSHRYIPSRQLPDKAISLLDTACARVALSQHTPPRELQNVRQRLQAAHVERELLEQEARIGLDADKAMAAVQARISTLSAQEGAIDARWQTQLAAARALARARAAVAAGDDDAPSLDTLRNLERMLCDLQGDTPLVFPDVDAAIIAEIVSDWTGIPVGRMVTDEITAVRTLPETLGARVIGQSDALHQISERVQTARAGLADPKKPLGVFLLAGPSGVGKTETALALAEALYGGEQNLITINMSEYQEAHTVSGLKGAPPGYVGYGEGGVLTEAVRRRPYSVVLLDEIEKAHHDVHEMFFQVFDKGYMEDGDGRYIDFRNTTILLTSNAASELTASLCADATLAPDQDGLREALAPELLKTFPAAFMGRVTVVPYRPLAHASLASIVRLHLNRVVRRMADGHDIALRYSERVVDYIVARCLVQETGARVLIGFIEQHILPRLSALWLDAFSSKRALTGIGVDIIDSDAPPSAAIVFEPSGHDVPDVAPAVGADTVTPVSIGETQ
- a CDS encoding TagK domain-containing protein, with amino-acid sequence MAFSAQLSRIFSKTRVGADTDQQSDATATTGSGVQVTTPRGSDAIYELFGAPSDAGHNRAAHFQDEPSATTAPDDIIRRLNDQYYQAIASSRFSLTDRWVDSGLLTGEGQARQPWEEHAVDNNATGSISDLLADIEELEEAFGPLRHGESPEPVVPEPMPEILLLFAPPEFQATALRRPASLPPSLVRREHHTLAIDSPMVARDAASIAYPETNQ
- a CDS encoding type VI secretion system accessory protein TagJ, encoding MSVQSVMHEPKHAPLVPARELEAAEAAVRQQPAQVVHRWRLFQWLCITCQWERAVQQLQVYAQLDSSQIPLVQACRDLVRAERTRARVMAGGQQPGFVVDDVPLWMRALVTALGLAGQGQIEAADDARLRALDLAPLVAGGCGDTTFDWIGDSDTRLGPVCEFITAGRYRWMSLADITAWHIERPHTLLDLIWAPCVLTLTDGTHIRGFMPARYPDCSDAHGHERDALLLARRTTWSELGRTGVIASGRKTWTTSAGDFDLYELAHCSFASHAEAVAGTHGDPVSGASL